In Flavobacterium endoglycinae, one DNA window encodes the following:
- a CDS encoding SpoIIAA family protein yields the protein MIQIIDAPANTAAFRAVGEVTADDYKNVLVPEVTKLVEKINEINFLFLIDTEIKNFTAAAWMEDALLGLKNLGKWNRAAIVTDSEKAISFTNSFSYFVPGEFKGFKKDAFQQALNWVETGKKEIL from the coding sequence ATGATACAGATAATTGATGCTCCGGCAAATACTGCCGCTTTTAGAGCTGTTGGAGAAGTAACAGCCGATGATTATAAAAATGTTCTCGTACCTGAGGTAACAAAACTTGTAGAAAAGATCAATGAAATAAATTTTCTGTTTTTAATCGATACCGAAATTAAAAATTTTACTGCTGCAGCCTGGATGGAAGATGCTTTGCTAGGTTTAAAAAATCTTGGAAAATGGAATCGTGCTGCGATCGTAACTGATTCTGAAAAAGCAATTTCATTTACTAATAGTTTCAGTTATTTCGTTCCAGGCGAGTTTAAGGGTTTTAAAAAAGACGCATTTCAACAAGCTTTAAATTGGGTAGAAACAGGAAAAAAGGAAATACTATAA
- a CDS encoding DUF72 domain-containing protein: MKNHSIHIGTSGWAYKHWRNTFYPENVKVKDQFSYYIDNFNSVEINNTFYGMPSDATFQNWESQVPEDFVYVIKANRFITHMKKLHDPEDSMLIFMEKVKFLEKKLGAVLFQLPPSLKVDLRLLEDFLMALSPKNRYVFEFRNSSWYLPEVYQLLEKYNCAFCIYELAGHISPIKVTADFVYVRLHGPTAVKYQGSYSDETLKEWADQCIKWLETKDVFIFFDNDEKGYAAFNALHLKKTIEIMQHSEK, translated from the coding sequence ATGAAAAATCACTCTATACATATAGGAACTTCTGGATGGGCTTACAAACATTGGCGTAATACATTTTATCCTGAAAACGTAAAAGTAAAAGATCAATTTTCTTATTACATCGATAACTTCAATTCTGTAGAAATTAATAATACTTTTTACGGAATGCCATCAGATGCAACATTTCAAAATTGGGAAAGTCAAGTACCTGAAGATTTTGTGTACGTGATAAAAGCAAACCGTTTTATTACACATATGAAAAAACTTCATGATCCAGAAGATAGTATGCTGATTTTCATGGAGAAAGTTAAATTTTTAGAGAAAAAACTAGGTGCTGTTTTATTTCAGCTTCCTCCATCTCTAAAAGTCGATTTAAGACTTCTCGAAGATTTTTTAATGGCTCTTTCTCCCAAAAACCGATATGTATTTGAATTTCGCAATTCGAGCTGGTATCTGCCCGAAGTGTATCAGCTTTTAGAAAAATACAATTGTGCATTTTGTATTTATGAATTAGCCGGTCACATTTCACCTATAAAAGTTACCGCTGATTTTGTTTATGTCCGCCTGCATGGTCCTACTGCTGTTAAATATCAAGGAAGTTATTCTGATGAAACTTTAAAAGAATGGGCAGATCAATGTATAAAATGGTTAGAAACCAAAGATGTTTTTATATTTTTCGATAATGATGAAAAAGGATATGCCGCTTTTAATGCATTACACCTAAAGAAAACAATTGAAATCATGCAGCATAGTGAAAAATAA
- a CDS encoding YciE/YciF ferroxidase family protein has translation MKTTETKKTSTKKAPAKQASSKQTSAKQTSAKQTQKGQTVKAKSDAAEGLRELFIDSLKDIYWAEKALTKALPKMAKNATSENLITAINEHLTVTEGQVERLEQVFEILGEKAVAKKCDAMEGLIKEGESIMEETQQGPVRDAGIISASQKIEHYEIASYGTLAAFALTLEEEEAAALLQQTLEEEKEADTILTEAAYNTINFDASEEDQQDEE, from the coding sequence ATGAAAACTACAGAAACTAAAAAAACAAGTACAAAAAAGGCTCCTGCAAAACAAGCTTCTTCAAAACAAACTTCTGCCAAACAAACTTCTGCCAAACAAACACAAAAGGGACAAACCGTAAAAGCTAAATCCGATGCCGCAGAAGGTTTAAGAGAATTATTTATAGATTCTTTAAAAGATATTTACTGGGCTGAAAAAGCATTAACGAAAGCACTTCCAAAAATGGCTAAAAATGCAACTTCAGAAAATTTAATCACTGCTATTAACGAGCACTTAACAGTTACTGAAGGTCAAGTAGAAAGACTAGAGCAAGTTTTTGAAATTTTAGGAGAAAAAGCAGTGGCAAAAAAATGCGATGCTATGGAAGGTCTTATAAAAGAAGGCGAAAGTATTATGGAAGAAACACAGCAAGGACCAGTACGTGATGCAGGAATTATTAGTGCTTCGCAAAAAATTGAACATTATGAAATTGCTTCTTACGGAACACTTGCCGCATTTGCTTTAACTTTAGAGGAAGAAGAAGCTGCAGCTTTATTACAGCAAACTTTAGAAGAAGAAAAAGAAGCTGATACTATTTTAACGGAAGCGGCTTACAACACTATCAATTTTGATGCATCTGAAGAAGATCAGCAAGATGAAGAATAA
- a CDS encoding zinc-dependent alcohol dehydrogenase: MKAAVIHGPGSIKYDTVDDPILKEKDDIVLRVTSTAICGSDLHIYSGGLPQPRPMVLGHEFMGIVEETGPSVTHLKRGDRVVVPFPIACGNCFFCNHDSPGNCEHSNPEHYGPEGGIVTQKGGALFGYTDLYGGYDGGQAQYVRVPYANYGPRVVPEDLSDEQVLFLTDIFPTGYTGVDWGEIKGGETVAIFGSGPVGIMAAKSAWLRGAGLVIIVDTLQYRLDKAKATTDAITLLWEDGPKDVIEQIRAMTNGRGADVCIDAVGFEPDRNITDRIKATINFEKGSIKVLEACMSAVRRNGIVSVLGVYPVNYDNFPLGQFFDKGIILKGGQAPAHKHIDKLLDYVIQGKVKLDDIITHRLPLSEISHAYDIFKKREDGCVKVVLDPWK; this comes from the coding sequence ATGAAAGCAGCTGTTATTCATGGACCCGGCTCAATTAAATACGACACAGTCGATGATCCAATTTTAAAAGAAAAAGATGATATAGTTTTGAGAGTAACTTCTACAGCCATCTGTGGCTCTGATTTACATATTTATTCAGGAGGACTTCCACAGCCACGGCCAATGGTTTTAGGCCACGAATTTATGGGAATCGTGGAAGAAACAGGTCCGTCAGTTACACACTTAAAGCGTGGTGATCGAGTTGTAGTTCCGTTTCCAATTGCGTGCGGAAATTGTTTTTTCTGCAATCATGATTCACCAGGAAACTGCGAACACAGTAATCCAGAACATTATGGTCCAGAAGGAGGTATTGTAACTCAAAAAGGAGGAGCATTATTTGGTTATACAGATTTATACGGCGGTTACGATGGCGGTCAGGCACAATACGTTAGAGTTCCTTATGCCAATTATGGGCCGCGAGTAGTGCCGGAAGATTTATCAGATGAACAGGTGCTTTTCCTGACTGATATTTTCCCAACAGGATACACTGGTGTTGACTGGGGAGAAATAAAAGGCGGTGAAACAGTTGCTATTTTTGGGTCAGGCCCTGTTGGTATTATGGCTGCTAAAAGTGCTTGGCTTAGAGGCGCTGGATTAGTGATTATTGTAGATACATTGCAATACCGTCTGGATAAAGCAAAAGCAACTACAGATGCCATTACTTTGCTTTGGGAAGACGGACCAAAAGATGTCATTGAGCAAATTCGAGCTATGACCAACGGACGTGGAGCTGATGTCTGCATTGATGCCGTTGGTTTCGAACCAGACCGCAATATAACCGATCGAATTAAAGCTACCATTAATTTTGAAAAAGGTTCTATAAAAGTATTAGAAGCGTGTATGAGCGCTGTAAGACGTAACGGAATTGTGTCAGTATTAGGTGTTTATCCTGTTAATTATGATAATTTCCCTCTAGGACAGTTTTTTGACAAAGGAATCATTTTAAAAGGAGGTCAGGCGCCTGCACACAAACACATAGACAAACTTTTGGATTATGTTATTCAAGGAAAAGTAAAATTGGATGATATAATTACCCACAGACTTCCATTATCTGAAATTTCGCATGCCTATGATATTTTCAAGAAAAGGGAAGACGGCTGTGTTAAAGTGGTTTTAGATCCTTGGAAATAA
- a CDS encoding MFS transporter, producing MQTIKEVKKEQSAVHLLPWVTATAMFIQSLDGTILNTSLPSIAKDMGYTPTEMHSVIVTYTLTLAMFIPLSGWLADKFGTRTMFMIAVFLFIMGSLFCALSVDLQSFNMSRVVQAVGASMMVPIARLAILYQYPKSELLKTMNFITVFGLLGMVAGPSLGGFLSDNLSWHWIFLVNVPIGIIGISMAYRIMPNFKHAVGRFDFRGLVYFSLALIFITMVLELIGNGRTHMLVILGLLFLSGLLSLFYYIHYKRTEKPIIDLRLLNIRTLKIGLKGSLITRLGIGGLPLLLPLMLQTSFGYSASVSGLLLLPSALSNVAVKPFMVNIIKFFGYRTVLISNTILLGIILIILGFVTRETPLGYYILLMIFYGIFTSIQMSAMNTITLSDLDQDTASGGNTMLVIMQQLSVSFGVSVASLALSLFQSGIFELNTVKAFQYTFITLAVFTILSSFTFSKLSKTDGAGYM from the coding sequence ATGCAGACAATTAAAGAAGTAAAAAAAGAACAAAGCGCAGTACACCTGCTTCCGTGGGTCACAGCAACGGCAATGTTTATACAATCATTAGATGGTACAATTCTTAATACTTCGCTGCCATCGATCGCAAAAGACATGGGATATACGCCAACAGAAATGCATTCGGTTATTGTAACCTATACTTTAACACTGGCTATGTTTATTCCGCTTTCAGGCTGGCTGGCAGATAAGTTTGGAACCAGAACGATGTTTATGATTGCTGTATTCTTATTTATCATGGGATCGTTATTTTGTGCCCTTTCGGTAGATTTACAATCTTTTAATATGTCACGAGTTGTTCAGGCAGTAGGAGCTTCGATGATGGTGCCTATCGCGAGGCTTGCCATTTTGTATCAATATCCTAAAAGCGAACTGCTTAAAACCATGAATTTTATAACCGTGTTTGGATTATTAGGAATGGTTGCAGGACCTAGTTTAGGAGGTTTTCTTTCTGATAATCTAAGCTGGCATTGGATTTTTCTGGTAAATGTTCCCATAGGAATCATTGGAATTTCGATGGCTTATCGAATTATGCCTAATTTTAAGCACGCCGTAGGAAGGTTCGATTTTCGAGGATTGGTTTATTTTAGTCTGGCTTTGATATTCATTACCATGGTTTTAGAACTTATTGGAAACGGCAGAACCCACATGCTGGTTATTTTGGGATTATTGTTTTTATCAGGACTACTTTCTTTATTTTATTACATTCACTATAAAAGAACCGAAAAACCCATAATTGATCTTCGTTTACTCAACATCAGAACTTTAAAAATAGGATTAAAAGGAAGTTTGATAACCCGATTAGGAATAGGCGGACTTCCGTTATTGCTGCCCCTTATGCTTCAAACCAGTTTTGGTTATTCGGCTTCTGTTTCTGGATTGCTGCTGCTGCCATCGGCTTTGTCAAATGTTGCCGTAAAACCGTTTATGGTAAACATTATAAAATTCTTTGGTTACAGAACCGTATTAATAAGCAACACCATTTTGTTGGGAATTATATTAATTATTCTTGGTTTTGTGACTAGAGAAACACCGCTTGGGTATTATATTCTGCTGATGATTTTCTACGGAATTTTCACTTCAATACAAATGTCTGCCATGAATACGATCACACTTTCAGATTTAGATCAGGATACGGCCAGCGGCGGAAATACCATGCTCGTTATCATGCAGCAGCTTTCGGTAAGTTTTGGCGTTTCTGTAGCCAGTTTGGCTCTTTCTTTATTTCAATCAGGGATTTTTGAATTAAATACAGTAAAAGCATTTCAATATACATTTATTACGCTGGCTGTTTTTACAATTCTATCTAGTTTTACTTTTTCCAAATTAAGCAAAACAGATGGTGCAGGATATATGTAA
- a CDS encoding amino acid permease, with product MKNNQDTAQETQLKRGLTNRHIQLIALGGSIGTGLFLGIGPAAVLAGPSVILGYAIAGIIAFFIMRQLGEMVVEEPVSGSFSYFAYKYCGSFAGFASGWNYWILYILVSMAELTAIGVYVQFWWPEIPLWASSLFFFLVINALNFASVKVYGETEFWFSIIKVAAIIAMILFGSYLLVSGTGGEHATIHNLYNDGGFFPKGFFEKTAKGDFQGLLSAMALIMFSFGGLELIGITAAEAENPEKNIPKATNQVIYRILIFYVGALVILFALSPWRQITTDSSPFVMVFQNLNGMEFTLFGQKIFFTKLIANVLNLIVLTAALSVYNSSVYSNSRMLFGLADQGSAPGFLKKLNKHSVPVNAILISSCFAAICILINKVIPEEAFGILMSLVVSCLVINWVMISYTHLKFRQTKDKENTQTKFASIFYPVSNYICFAFLLGILAIMWMTNMKISVELIPIWLGILFVFYKVFKKKE from the coding sequence GTGAAAAATAATCAAGATACTGCACAAGAAACACAGCTAAAACGAGGGCTCACTAACCGACACATTCAGTTAATCGCCTTAGGCGGATCTATAGGAACAGGCCTTTTCCTTGGTATTGGTCCAGCCGCTGTATTAGCAGGACCATCTGTTATTTTAGGATATGCCATTGCTGGAATTATCGCTTTTTTTATCATGAGACAATTGGGTGAAATGGTGGTTGAAGAACCTGTTTCAGGAAGTTTCAGTTATTTTGCTTATAAATATTGCGGTTCGTTTGCCGGTTTTGCATCAGGTTGGAATTATTGGATTTTGTATATTCTCGTTAGTATGGCCGAACTTACAGCCATTGGCGTTTATGTACAGTTTTGGTGGCCCGAAATTCCGCTTTGGGCATCTAGTTTGTTTTTCTTCTTGGTTATTAATGCGTTGAATTTTGCTTCTGTAAAAGTGTACGGAGAAACCGAATTTTGGTTTTCGATTATAAAAGTTGCTGCGATTATCGCTATGATTCTTTTTGGAAGTTATTTATTGGTAAGTGGAACAGGAGGAGAGCACGCCACAATTCATAATTTATATAATGACGGAGGTTTCTTTCCAAAAGGTTTTTTTGAGAAAACGGCAAAAGGAGATTTTCAAGGATTATTGTCTGCAATGGCGTTGATTATGTTTTCTTTTGGAGGTTTAGAACTTATTGGAATTACTGCTGCCGAAGCCGAAAATCCAGAAAAAAACATTCCAAAAGCAACCAATCAGGTTATTTATAGAATCCTGATATTTTATGTTGGGGCATTGGTCATTTTATTTGCGTTGTCGCCTTGGAGACAAATTACAACAGACAGCAGTCCGTTTGTAATGGTTTTTCAAAACTTAAACGGAATGGAATTTACATTATTTGGACAAAAAATCTTTTTCACAAAACTTATTGCGAATGTGCTTAATCTAATCGTATTAACTGCCGCTTTATCGGTTTATAATAGTAGTGTTTACAGTAATTCACGAATGTTATTTGGTTTAGCAGATCAAGGAAGTGCGCCTGGTTTTTTAAAGAAACTAAACAAACACTCAGTGCCCGTTAATGCCATTTTAATTTCTTCTTGTTTTGCGGCTATTTGTATTTTAATAAACAAAGTAATTCCAGAAGAAGCTTTTGGAATTTTAATGTCTTTAGTAGTGTCTTGCTTGGTGATTAACTGGGTTATGATTTCGTATACACATTTAAAATTCAGACAAACGAAAGACAAGGAAAACACCCAAACCAAGTTTGCTTCTATATTTTATCCCGTAAGCAATTACATTTGTTTTGCCTTTTTATTGGGTATTTTAGCCATAATGTGGATGACGAATATGAAAATATCTGTAGAATTAATCCCGATTTGGCTGGGGATTCTTTTTGTGTTTTATAAGGTTTTTAAAAAGAAAGAATAG
- a CDS encoding SDR family NAD(P)-dependent oxidoreductase: MIISITLRFLKSLSLIFFFSVLAVSCNTWKVGNSGQKKISSKTYVIIGASSGMGRGVAEQLGKYKANVVIAARRTDLLEEVADIICKSGGRAVVVTADMSKPEDLIRVREAALKEYSKIDVWINMAGVTAIGRFWEVPIEDQMRVIDVNLKGFFYASRTAVDQFRKQGNGVLINVASVMGEIPLAYQSGYSATKAGIRSLDLALCQELRLNGYDKIKVVTIEPWAVDTPIWKHAANYTGVEPKMAMMDDPEKIVNAILRKSLRRKKIVPVGWKAQVSSFSANVFPRFSERLGGNMVEKYMIETGPETPNTQGSIYEPIPEGRGIDDGAKERMKEYKKNKNK, translated from the coding sequence ATGATAATCAGTATTACTCTTCGTTTTTTAAAATCACTTTCTCTTATATTTTTCTTTTCCGTGCTTGCAGTAAGTTGTAACACATGGAAAGTGGGCAATTCTGGACAGAAGAAAATTTCCAGCAAAACCTATGTTATTATTGGAGCGTCAAGCGGAATGGGGCGCGGTGTAGCAGAACAACTTGGAAAATACAAAGCCAATGTAGTCATCGCTGCACGAAGAACAGATCTTTTAGAAGAAGTGGCTGACATAATATGCAAATCAGGCGGAAGAGCCGTAGTCGTAACTGCAGATATGAGTAAACCCGAAGATTTGATAAGAGTAAGAGAGGCTGCCCTAAAAGAATATTCCAAAATAGATGTTTGGATAAACATGGCTGGAGTAACCGCAATAGGACGTTTTTGGGAAGTTCCAATTGAAGATCAAATGCGGGTGATAGATGTTAATTTAAAAGGATTTTTCTATGCCAGCAGAACAGCAGTCGATCAATTTAGAAAACAAGGAAATGGCGTGCTGATTAACGTAGCCTCGGTTATGGGTGAAATTCCGCTTGCTTATCAAAGTGGATATTCAGCAACCAAGGCGGGTATACGAAGCTTAGACCTGGCTCTTTGCCAAGAACTTCGTCTTAACGGCTATGATAAAATAAAAGTAGTGACAATTGAGCCTTGGGCAGTCGATACGCCAATATGGAAACACGCGGCCAATTACACAGGTGTAGAACCCAAAATGGCTATGATGGATGATCCTGAAAAAATCGTGAATGCTATTTTAAGAAAATCATTAAGACGTAAAAAAATAGTCCCAGTGGGATGGAAGGCACAAGTTTCGTCATTTAGTGCCAATGTATTTCCAAGATTTTCTGAACGACTTGGAGGTAATATGGTTGAGAAATACATGATTGAAACAGGACCAGAAACGCCAAATACGCAAGGTTCAATCTACGAACCCATTCCAGAAGGACGCGGTATTGACGATGGTGCCAAAGAAAGAATGAAAGAATATAAAAAGAATAAAAACAAATAA
- a CDS encoding SRPBCC family protein yields the protein MNTTTLTKNSKPLLKNNVSKLERILMVTSGAYLLYNALSKEQKNITQAGAGGAMLLRGISGYCPVYDAAGHLMHDKASNVNIRINSVINKPVSEVYAFWRNLENLPKFMNHLDSVKPINSTISEWTAKGPGGIGKISWNAEIIKDEKDKLLSWNSIEESTIKNAGKVVFKPKGKATEIDVTISYHAPLGIAGESAAKLLNPYFEKLVKDDISNLKVYLESNQE from the coding sequence ATGAACACTACCACATTGACTAAAAACTCAAAACCATTATTAAAAAATAATGTATCAAAACTAGAAAGAATTTTAATGGTAACCAGCGGTGCATATCTTCTATACAATGCATTATCGAAAGAACAAAAAAATATTACACAGGCAGGTGCCGGCGGAGCAATGCTTTTACGTGGTATTTCTGGATATTGTCCTGTATACGATGCAGCTGGACATTTAATGCACGATAAAGCGTCTAATGTAAATATTAGAATAAACAGTGTTATTAATAAACCTGTAAGTGAAGTGTATGCCTTCTGGAGAAATCTTGAAAACCTGCCAAAGTTCATGAATCATCTTGACTCTGTTAAACCTATTAATTCTACTATTTCGGAATGGACAGCAAAAGGTCCTGGAGGAATTGGAAAAATATCTTGGAATGCCGAGATTATCAAAGATGAAAAAGATAAACTTTTGAGTTGGAATTCAATCGAAGAATCTACCATTAAAAATGCTGGGAAAGTTGTTTTTAAACCAAAAGGAAAAGCGACCGAAATAGACGTAACTATCTCGTACCATGCACCTCTTGGAATTGCAGGAGAAAGTGCGGCGAAACTTTTAAACCCATATTTTGAAAAGCTGGTTAAAGATGATATTTCGAATCTTAAAGTGTATTTGGAATCTAACCAAGAATAA
- a CDS encoding DNA-3-methyladenine glycosylase — translation MKNLQSKPSKLPFSYYQSHDVLFLSKDLLGKVLYTQINGEITAGIIVETEAYMGVVDKASHAYGGRRTNRTETLYNHGGVSYVYLCYGIHYLFNVVTASEDEPHAVLIRAVEPFAGIDAIEKRRGLSASNARISSGPGSAAKALGIDSTFNKKELDLDEIWIEDHGIRYDDNQIATVPRVGVDYADDHALLPWRFFVKGNKYVSKPNKI, via the coding sequence ATGAAAAATCTTCAAAGCAAGCCTTCAAAACTGCCCTTTTCCTATTACCAAAGCCATGATGTTCTTTTTCTTTCTAAAGATCTTCTAGGTAAAGTACTTTATACTCAAATAAATGGAGAAATAACTGCCGGAATTATTGTTGAAACCGAAGCTTATATGGGCGTTGTCGACAAAGCTTCGCATGCCTATGGCGGAAGGCGCACTAACAGAACGGAAACGCTTTATAATCATGGTGGTGTATCGTATGTGTATTTGTGTTATGGCATTCATTATTTATTTAATGTGGTCACCGCTTCTGAAGATGAGCCGCATGCCGTTTTAATTCGGGCAGTTGAGCCTTTTGCCGGAATAGATGCTATAGAAAAAAGGCGTGGTTTAAGCGCTTCTAATGCTCGTATTTCCTCTGGACCTGGTTCTGCAGCTAAAGCTTTAGGAATTGACAGTACTTTTAATAAAAAAGAATTAGACCTCGATGAAATCTGGATTGAAGATCACGGAATTCGCTACGACGATAATCAAATTGCCACTGTACCGCGTGTTGGTGTTGATTATGCAGATGATCATGCACTCCTGCCTTGGCGGTTTTTCGTAAAAGGAAATAAATATGTCAGCAAGCCAAATAAAATCTAA
- a CDS encoding glycosyltransferase yields the protein MDSNLTVKINPHVETALLGDQAQQYDMIVFSNIEWQCVYQRPQHIVNRMAETMKILYIEEPSYNSKIKKAGNLTVIKERLHVLKPNVGSIESIAEILPLYIKNTHIPMGWFYDPAFCPLLESFQFDTIVYDCMNELSTVKNADKQLIDQEKYLMANADIVFTNGESLYELKKQIHNNVHYFPSSVDERHFSKALQNISIPADIGDIPSTIAGFYGTIDDRIDLNLLKQTAQKLPDVSFVMIGPVRKIEESTLPQASNIYYLGAKCYDELPHYLKAFDIAMMPFVLNDTTKYINPAKTLEYMAARKPIISTKIVDIARNCNNCINLIETADEFATAIQDLANKDLKNLESDYRKVLDTTSWDTTVNQMKSIIKFFAK from the coding sequence ATGGACAGCAATTTAACAGTAAAAATAAATCCTCATGTAGAAACGGCTTTATTAGGAGATCAAGCGCAGCAATATGACATGATTGTTTTCAGTAATATCGAATGGCAATGCGTTTATCAACGTCCACAGCACATTGTAAATCGTATGGCCGAAACTATGAAAATTCTTTACATTGAAGAACCTTCATATAATAGCAAAATTAAAAAAGCGGGGAATTTAACGGTTATAAAAGAAAGACTTCATGTGCTGAAACCGAATGTTGGCAGCATAGAATCTATAGCAGAAATTCTGCCTTTATACATTAAAAACACACATATTCCAATGGGATGGTTTTATGATCCAGCTTTTTGTCCGTTATTAGAATCATTCCAATTTGATACAATTGTATACGATTGTATGAACGAACTTTCTACAGTAAAAAATGCAGACAAACAGTTAATTGATCAGGAAAAATATTTAATGGCAAATGCCGATATTGTATTTACTAACGGCGAATCATTATATGAATTGAAAAAACAAATTCATAATAATGTACATTATTTTCCAAGCTCTGTAGACGAACGTCATTTTTCAAAAGCACTGCAGAACATTTCTATTCCTGCTGATATTGGTGACATCCCTTCTACTATTGCAGGATTTTATGGAACCATTGATGACAGAATCGATTTGAATCTTTTAAAACAGACTGCTCAGAAACTTCCTGATGTTTCGTTTGTTATGATTGGTCCTGTACGAAAAATTGAAGAATCGACTTTGCCGCAAGCTTCAAACATTTATTACTTAGGTGCCAAATGTTATGACGAGCTCCCTCATTATTTAAAAGCTTTTGATATTGCAATGATGCCTTTTGTACTAAATGATACAACAAAATACATCAATCCTGCCAAAACTTTAGAATATATGGCCGCAAGAAAACCCATCATTTCTACAAAAATCGTTGATATTGCACGTAATTGTAATAATTGTATCAACTTAATTGAAACAGCAGACGAATTTGCAACAGCAATTCAGGATTTAGCTAATAAAGATTTAAAAAATCTTGAATCAGATTATAGAAAAGTATTAGATACTACTTCTTGGGACACGACAGTAAATCAAATGAAATCTATTATTAAATTCTTTGCCAAATAA
- a CDS encoding REP-associated tyrosine transposase has product MSTKYKATTTDEAYFITITAVGWIDIFTRLNQKNILINALKYCQENKGLEIYAYCIMSSHIHLLCKGTDGFVLSDIIRDFKKFTSKKIIQTINDEPESRREWMMEYFQKACEHLKKNQTYKVWQNGYHAEHIYSNKFIKQKIDYIHNNPVKDKTVTSPEDYYFSLARNYSSLENDLDIIVLSLF; this is encoded by the coding sequence ATGTCGACAAAATACAAAGCAACAACAACTGATGAAGCCTATTTTATAACTATTACTGCTGTAGGTTGGATAGATATATTTACTAGATTGAATCAGAAAAACATTTTAATAAATGCTTTAAAATATTGTCAGGAAAATAAAGGTCTGGAAATTTATGCTTATTGTATTATGAGCAGTCATATTCATTTGCTCTGCAAAGGAACGGATGGTTTTGTGTTATCAGATATTATTAGAGATTTTAAAAAATTTACATCCAAAAAAATAATACAGACTATAAACGATGAACCTGAAAGCAGAAGAGAATGGATGATGGAATATTTCCAAAAGGCTTGTGAGCATCTAAAAAAGAATCAGACTTATAAAGTTTGGCAAAATGGTTATCATGCAGAACATATTTACAGCAATAAGTTTATTAAGCAAAAAATAGATTACATTCATAATAATCCAGTAAAAGATAAAACCGTTACTTCACCAGAAGATTACTATTTTAGTTTGGCAAGGAATTATTCAAGCTTGGAAAATGATTTAGATATTATTGTATTATCCTTATTTTGA
- a CDS encoding flavodoxin family protein gives MKAVILLGTLKNKGLSNTEILVEFFGDFLSKKNIEFEVIKLVDHQILPGSYTHLDIEDDWPQIYEKILEADILLFATPIWWNNHSSELQRCIERLDEVYDIINSGKDSPLDGKLGGVIVTGDSDGVEHITGNIANFFSCVGVVVPPYTSLGVIWEGHSKDSKKTKSQLKQYYAKNYTEDAAAMADSLAKYLS, from the coding sequence ATGAAAGCAGTTATTTTATTAGGCACATTAAAAAACAAAGGATTATCGAATACTGAAATACTTGTTGAATTTTTTGGAGATTTTCTTTCTAAAAAGAACATAGAATTTGAAGTGATTAAACTCGTTGACCATCAAATTCTTCCAGGCAGTTATACACACCTGGATATTGAGGACGACTGGCCGCAGATTTATGAAAAAATTTTAGAAGCTGATATTCTTCTATTTGCGACTCCTATTTGGTGGAACAATCATTCTTCTGAATTACAGCGCTGTATTGAGCGTCTGGATGAGGTTTATGACATTATAAATTCTGGAAAAGATTCTCCGCTTGATGGAAAACTAGGAGGCGTAATTGTTACAGGAGATTCAGATGGTGTAGAACATATTACAGGAAACATAGCCAATTTCTTTTCGTGTGTAGGTGTTGTAGTTCCACCATATACTTCTCTAGGGGTTATTTGGGAAGGACACAGCAAAGACTCTAAAAAAACAAAATCACAGTTAAAACAATATTATGCTAAAAATTACACCGAAGATGCTGCAGCCATGGCAGATTCTTTAGCTAAATATCTATCATAA